The Thermoplasmataceae archaeon region GAATGCTTTTTTCTGAGTTGCCCATAATTCCTGCATCATTGCTTTCTGAAGCGGGAAACTGGAGAGACCTGACTGCAGGCGAGGATGTGGACCTCTACTGCAGAATCGCCATTTTATCTGGCATAACAGCCTATCCAAGGTCTGAGCTGGAAGATTTTGAATACATGGGACCTGGAGTACCATCAAACCAGGGCAGGTTGATTGAGAGGTTTCAGAAGAATTTCGTCAAAATTCGCGATCTGATGATTGGGTGTAACTACGGGGTACGAGATATGATGATATTCAACGGTAAAATGAGCCCATTGAGATCCGTCATGCTGTGGGTATTCTTCTCTGTGTGCCTCATTGGTACCAAATTTTCCTGGGTTCGGTCCCTCAGATACGACAGAAGCAATTATTTGATATTCATGGAAGATGTGATTGAATCCCTTGTTATCAGGGACTTCCTCAGATTTGATCGGCCAGAGGACAGAATCAGTCTTGGCCTCACCCGTAATGAGGTGAGATACATGCAGAAGAAGAGCAAGACGTGGAGGCAGGTCAGCGATACACTGTCGAAACATATTCGTGTTGATGACTAAAAATAGCTATATTATCTCCTGATAATGCATGTCAGCAGTTCTAATTGTGGTTTTGTGGACTAAGACATAAAAAGTAATTTATGTAACCGCGGGATTTGACCCAATATGCGTGATAGACGCATGCCTGATAAACGGTTATTGGCATTACTTTCGTTAGTGGTATTAATTATAGCGATGGCCCATCAAATAACCTTTACAGGCAGCCAGACCGGGAATTCATTTGCCATGGAAAATCATGCCATTGCAAGGATAGGAGACAGTATGAGCCACTCCACTTACTACCTGTTTCAGAATCTCACAGTGCCCAACGGATCCACACTCTACATTAACAACACTCATCTTATCATGGTTTCCAGCAGTCCCTCAGGCATGTCCATTGATGACTACGGTTCGCTGTACCTCAATAATTCCAGCCTGTCAACCGTTACGTCAAACGGATCTGGAACCTTCCCAGTCCAGCTCAATGTGGGAAATGCATCTGGAAACCTCCACGCATCCCTTTACCTGAAAAACAGTTCACTGCAATTCGGAGGGAGCATACTTGCTGTCAATTCCGCTGTAACGTTCATAGGATCTATAATAGGCTGTGAGAGCCAGGTCGATCCGGACCTTGTAATGGCTCTGGGCATGTCTTTCGAAAACTGCACTATATACTCTGGAAACACTATTTATGACAATTTTTTCCACACGCCCCAAACACAGCCTTATATCGACGGATCCATGAATTATTCTTTCAGCAATAAAACTGGTCCTCTCAGCGAAGAAGGGTATCACAGCATCCCACTTTCTCACGGGTACGATTCTTTCCCGGATTCGTATCTGGATACTGCAATATTGAACATTACCTACAGCGGAAATGATAGTTCCAGTAATGACTACGTGATCGTTTCAGATGGGGGCTCAACCATTGGAAACATAACCCTGCCAAGTACAGGCGGTATAGGCAGGTTGGAGAACTCCACATACTCATTCAAGCTTCCTGTTACGATCACCAGGTCAAAGGCATACTCTTCTAATGGGATTTCCGTGCACTATAATTTTAATCTTGAAACTACGGCAGAAATATGGAACATCTCTCTCGACCTTATCTCAAATGATACAGAATCATTTTATGGCCTCGAACACTTCAACGTTCTCCTGTACAATTCTACCATGATCTCCCTAAGGGACTCAATTGGGCTTGGTTTCCAGGAAATGTATAGCTATGGATATATGTTGAACCCACAGAAGAATATGATAATAGGATACGGAAACTCATCGGTATTCATAGTTGGAGATTATTCGTATTACTCACCGGAACACTACTGCTCCCCGCCCTTTCTGATGTACAATAATTCACGTATTTCGGTATATAAGATCGAACAGATGCAATTTATCACACATTACGGTGCATTTTACAATGCCACTCCCGTTGTGACGCCATGCATGATTCCTGCCCACCTGGACAGTAACGCCAACGCGTCGAATGGCCAGATCGCTGCAGTGCTGGAGCACTCCCCGCTGGTTAAGTTAATTGCCAAAGATGGCCCCATATTCGAGGAGCCACTGATCGAGGCGACCATGAACGCGTCAGAGCACCCTGAGTATCTCGGAGATTATTCTGTATCAATGGCCTCGTCAAATTGGTATTTTTCGATCAGTACGTTCCCCTGGTGCCTGAGCAATCAAACAATGAATGTCTTCCCATTGAATCTGCCTGCTATGTTTCTGTATTCGCTTCCCAAATCCGTTTCAGTGGGATATTCCACTTTTCAGGTGGGACTGCAGGCAACCTCTGGTGTGACTATCACTGGATTCAGCGCTGAGCTTTCAGGCCGTTTTGGGAGCATGTACCTCGTCAACACAACAGCCCCTATTTCAAAAGCAGGAGGCTTATCGTCCTTGAGCTTCAACTGCTATGTACCTATTTCCGTGAATCCCGGTGTCTATGATCTGATTCTGAGGATTGATTCCGCTGGATATTTCCTCACTGGTGAAAACTTAACAGATTTTGCAAACATCACTGTCCTCCCAGATATCCATCCGTCAGTTTCGAGTTTCATCGCAGGCATTAACGGAAGGAATGTCTCTGTTTCTTTCAACCTGTCAAATTCAGGCCTGAACAGTATACTCTACAATGTCGTTCTTCGCACTGAATTCTCGGATGGCGAGATCGGGTCAGTGCAGTCACTGAAGAATTTATCAGCTAATTCATTCAGTACGATCAAATTCAACCTCTACGCGCCTGAGAACATATCAGGCTTCCAGGTACTTCTCATTCCACAAAACACCAATCTTTCCAAATCGATGGAGTACAATTATACCTGCAACCTCACTGTGAATGTCCGGAAACCGCACTCACCTGCATCGGAGGTAATGCCCACAAGCGAGATTGTGCTGGGAGGATCTGTGGCTGCAGCTCTCGCTCTAATCTCTATATACGTTTACGATGCCAGGAAGAAGAGGGTATATTACTTCTGCACGAAATCTGGCGAAACCACCAAAATAAAGCGAATATGCAAAAACGCACAATCTAAAAAACAGAAGAGTGAAACAGCCCTTAAGAAGCGCGAAAAACAAGATCACAGTTCGCCATGATATCGCCGACCGTGCTTGGAAATTTATTAATATGGCGTCAGGATGTCCTGACAATGAGTAACTTCCTAATGGTATTGTTGCTTTCCGCTGTCATGGGACTTTCAATATTCATTGCACTTCCCCTATTTGCGAGAAGGAAGATGAGTAACCTTAACATGCGCCTTCTGGGATCCGTGGCAGTCGGAATACTTATATTTCTCGTTGCAGACGTCTTCTCAGATTCAGCCTCTATTATGTATAATGGTTCTCTTGCGGGATATGGTACAGACCCATGGTATGATCTGGTATTCTTGATTTCTCTTGTTCTTGGCTTCGCCATGCTCTTCTTCGCGGAAGGAACTAAAGACAGTGGAAAATCACCGTACAGGCTCTCCTTCTTCATTGCACTGGGGATCGGATTCCAGAATCTCACGGAGGGCCTCGTTTTTGGCGCCTCATTCAATTCAATAGGACTGCTGGGCGTGACGGTTGTCATACTTGTCGGATTCATCCTGCAGAACATAACGGAGGGCTTTCCCATCGTTTCGCCCTTCATAGGTATGGAGAGCCAGAAAATACTCCCCATCGTTTCCCTGTTTCTTATTGGTGGCCTGCCAACGATCATCGGTGGCGGGGTTGGCTACTTCTATTCTTCCAGTTTATTCAATCTCTTCTTTGATGGCCTTGCAATTGGAGCCATGGCATACGTTATCTTCCCCATAATTGGGAGTCTGCTTAGGAACGGGGAGAGACATTCTGCACGTTTAATATATGCAGGAACCTTCATTGGATTTGTTGCAGGTTTCCTGGTGAATCTAATATGAACTCCAGGGTGCGTAGAAGAATCTGCCTGTAAGTTCAACTTTCCTGCAGTGGTAAAAAATATTCATTAAATCCCACTGCATGACTCGCCAAATGGAATCTGCCGAAATCGTCATCATAGGTGGCGGAATCGTCGGACTGTCCGTAGCTGCCAGTCTGTCCGAGAATAACCGGGAGATTTATGTCCTGGAAAAAAACCGTGTATTGGGCCTGGAGACGAGCAGCCACAACAGTGGGGTCATCCATTCCGGAATATATTACCCGCCTGGATCGCTAAAGGCTGTCCTTTGCAGGAAAGGAAATGAGCATATTTACAGCATATGTGAGAAATACCATATACCTTTTAGGAAACTTGGAAAGCTGATCGTAGCAACTGATGATTCCGGTATTGCAGAACTCGAGAAACTGTTAAAAAACGGTGAAAGAAATGGTATACAGGATTTGAGGATGCTTGACAGTGATCAGATCAGGACAATTGAACCAAACGTCCTAGCGAAAAGGGCTATATATTCCCCGTCTACCGGCATAATAGAGCCTGACAGCCTTATGGATTATTTCAGGGCAAAGGCATTGCGGAACGGCGTGACATTCGTTCCGGAAACCATGGTTACTGGAATATCCAGAATATCAGACGGTTATGAACTGATGGGGGTCAGCTCAGGGCAGAGATTCAGCATAAGATCGGATACTGTTATAAACAGTGCAGGCCTCCAGTCGGACCGAATAGCTGAAATGGCAGGGATAGACATAAATAGTGCTGGGTACAGGCTTCACTACTGCAAGGGAGATTATTTCAGGCTGTCTGGCCCGCCGCCTGTAAGGTCCCTAGTATATCCGGTTCCAAACGGGCCTGGCCTCGGAATACATCTCACCCCTGACATGGCGGGGTCCATTAAGCTGGGACCAAACGCATATTATGTGGATAAGGTGGACTACAAAGTGGAATCAAGCCCTGTTGAATTTCTGGATGATGTTATAAAATTCGCCCCCTCAATTGCAGATCGCGAGATCGTTGCAGACTCATCAGGGATACGGCCGAAACTCCAGGGGCCGGGTGAAGGGTTCAGGGACTTTGCCATTCGTCATGAAAAGGACAGGGGATTGCAGGGTTTCATCGATCTCATTGGCATTGAGTCACCTGGGCTGACCGCGTCTCCTGCCATAGGGGAATATATTTCGCAGATATATGATAAAGAAATAAAGCACTGATTGCCTGCAGGTTCTGCTGACGTCTTTTTATCTTAATCTGTAGTTTTGAACTGTGTTGAAATCTTAAATAGCCGCCAGAAATTAGAGTAGAATCTTGGAAACCCCGTACGCTTACAATATCCGCGGTCTTGACAGAAGGATCTGGATACTTGGTGCAACCAGATTCATCAGAGCCTTTGGAAGAGGGTCGTCCTTCATATTCGTCCCGCTCATATTCATTGAAGTATACCACATAGGGTTCGTGGAGACAGGTTTCTTCATAGGATCAGCGACCCTTTTAATGGCATTTATTCAGTATTTTGCGGGGATACTCACCGACCGGATAGGCAGGAGAACCATTCTTGTTTACTCCCAGATACCTGCTGTGGTATCCTATCTTCTCATATATTACACGATAGCAGTTCCGGACTATTTCATCCTTCTTTTGCTTTCTTGGTATGGAACAATCATCATCAACTCGATCCAGTATCCGGCCGTACAGGCAGCAGTTGCCGACGTCACTTCCATTGGTGACAGGCTTTCCGGGTATACTGTTATGAGGGTAATGGCGAACCTGGGCATTGCTGTCGGACCACTTTTGGGAGCGTACCTGGCATATTTTGGCCTTCAGTACATTTTCATTATTTCAGCTGCCGTAACTGTTATTGAGATTTTCATGCTCTATTACATGTTCAGGGAGAGCTATGTACCATCGGCATATGATCCCCTGAGGAAGGGTGATCTTAGTCGCGCTTATACCAAAGATAGATTTTTTATAGTCTTCATACTTGTTGGGCTCGTTTTATCCATATTCATGCGGCAGAGGGGATCCACATTCACGGTTTACACAATAGTTGTTGAAAACCTGCCCTACTCCTATCTTGGTTATGTCTGGGCGCTGAACGGCGCGCTGGTCGTGATCCTCCAGATGCCGTTCCTCAGGCTTATGACAAAATTTGGAAACCCAATGATGTGGAGAGGCATAGGGACCGTGTTCTATGCCATCTCATTCCTGATACTTTCTTCGTCTCCAGTATTCTTCA contains the following coding sequences:
- a CDS encoding NAD(P)/FAD-dependent oxidoreductase — its product is MESAEIVIIGGGIVGLSVAASLSENNREIYVLEKNRVLGLETSSHNSGVIHSGIYYPPGSLKAVLCRKGNEHIYSICEKYHIPFRKLGKLIVATDDSGIAELEKLLKNGERNGIQDLRMLDSDQIRTIEPNVLAKRAIYSPSTGIIEPDSLMDYFRAKALRNGVTFVPETMVTGISRISDGYELMGVSSGQRFSIRSDTVINSAGLQSDRIAEMAGIDINSAGYRLHYCKGDYFRLSGPPPVRSLVYPVPNGPGLGIHLTPDMAGSIKLGPNAYYVDKVDYKVESSPVEFLDDVIKFAPSIADREIVADSSGIRPKLQGPGEGFRDFAIRHEKDRGLQGFIDLIGIESPGLTASPAIGEYISQIYDKEIKH
- a CDS encoding MFS transporter; this encodes METPYAYNIRGLDRRIWILGATRFIRAFGRGSSFIFVPLIFIEVYHIGFVETGFFIGSATLLMAFIQYFAGILTDRIGRRTILVYSQIPAVVSYLLIYYTIAVPDYFILLLLSWYGTIIINSIQYPAVQAAVADVTSIGDRLSGYTVMRVMANLGIAVGPLLGAYLAYFGLQYIFIISAAVTVIEIFMLYYMFRESYVPSAYDPLRKGDLSRAYTKDRFFIVFILVGLVLSIFMRQRGSTFTVYTIVVENLPYSYLGYVWALNGALVVILQMPFLRLMTKFGNPMMWRGIGTVFYAISFLILSSSPVFFILLLFMTVSTFGEDLLSPTTQSIITTLAPGNMRGSYVGVYNLYTSFGAFAGAIIGLYLLFILQNVTAYYWIYMAVGTLAVAILYVVMSPMFTRRFHHIMKADRPKDTNQPV